Below is a window of Mycolicibacterium rhodesiae NBB3 DNA.
GTGCTCGAACATCTCGACGCGGTGGCCGAGTTCATTCCAGATGCGTTCTGCGCCACGGTCTTCGTGGCAATCGCCGATATGAACACGCAAACCTTGCACTACAGCAGCGCGGGGCATGTACCACCGGTGTTCGCCACCGGCGAGGCGTATCCCGAGCTGCTGACGGACGGCCATTCGGTGCCGTTGGCAGTGCACCGCAGGGAGCCGCGGCCCCAGGCCACTCGCCCGATGTCGGCGGGTTCCACCCTGCTGCTGTACACCGACGGCCTTGTCGAACGACGCGACCGATCCATCGACGAACAGATCGATCGGGTCGCCCAGGTGGTGTCCGACACCGCCGAGCTGCCGGTCGATTCGGTCGCCGATGAGATCCTGACCAGACTTGCGCCGGCGGCCGGATACGACGACGATGTCGCGATTGTGGTGTATCGGTGCCCCCCGAGGCCATTGCTGATCGACACGGACGCGGCCCCGCGGAGGTTGAGCGACGTCAGGCACCGGGTGTCTGAGTGGCTGGACGCCAACGGTATCGGCGAACCGCTCGCGGACGACATCATCCTGGTGGTCAACGAGGCGTCCTCGAATTGCGTCGAACACGCCTACCGGGGACATGACGCGGGACGTATGCGCATCGAGGCCGAGGTGCTCGGCGACCAGGTGCGGTTCTGCGTCGTCGACTCGGGTTCGTGGAAGGTACCGCCGGCAGATCCCGGCACCCGCGGTCGTGGCCTGCTGCTCATCAGCAAGATCAGCGACGAGGTTGCGGTCAGTGGAACCGACGACGGCACCTCGGTTGAGATGACGTTCCGACTGCCTTCAGACGGCTAGCGTTCCGGCTTCGCCGCGGAGGTCCTCATGCTGGCCTCGAGTTCGGCTTCCAGCGCGCCCTCTTCGCGTCCCAGCGCCGCCGTCGCGGCCGCCATCGCCACGAGCGCGATAGTGATCGCCACGGCTTTGAGGCCGTTGACCGTCATGTGCTCACCCAGCACGACCGCGCCGAGCACCACAGCGACGACCGGCTCGAGCACCAGCATCGTCGGCACCGACGTCTGCAGTGAACCCGCATGGAACGCCGACTGCTGCAACAGCACCGCCACGACTCCGATCAGCACGAGCAGGTACGGCGCCGGGGTGCTGAGGACGGCGCGAGGGCCGTCGTGGGTCAGCATGTGCATCACCAGCTTGGTGAGCATCGCGACGACACCGAACAACACACCCACGGCCACGGCGAGAAGCACCGCTCGTCGCCAGCCGGGGTTGCGGATCGCAACGACGACGCACAGCGCCACCGCGACGATGCACACCACGGCGACGATTGCCGTCAACGGCACCGAGGCCTCGTAATCACCGGCGCTGGTCTTGGCCAACAGCACGAACACGGCCAGCGACGCGGTGAGCACCAGCGCCCACAGCCACTCACCGCGGGTGACCCCGCGGTTGGCCAGGCGTGCGCTTAGCGGCAACGCGAACAGTAGGGCCGAGACGAGGATCGGCTGGACCAGGAGCAGCGAGCCGTAGGCCAGCGCGAGCGCCTGGAAGACGAAGCCCAGCACCGCCGCCGCGGTGCCACCCCACCACAGCGGTCTGCGGATCAGCGTCAGCACCATCGTCGGGCTGACCCCTTTGTCTTCGGGGACGTCCATGGTCGCGCGCTGTCGCACCACGATGCCGATGGCCAGGAAGAGCGCAGCGAGGAAGGCGAACAGTATCGCCAAACCATGGCCTACCAAGGGGGATCAGCTCCTCATGAACGTGACCGACCACGGCCGGCCCATCGGTACAAGAACAACATATGGGCGGCCGACCGCTTCGCCGACAGCGCCCCCTCGATCGTCGATCGAGGTTTGGCCGGCGCTCGAGTGGGCATTAATCCGGGCATGAATCTGCGATGGTTGGTCGTGCTGGCGGGGGCAATTGTGTTGGTCGTCGGCGTCATCGGTCTGCTTGTTCCGGTGTCCGTCGCCGGTCCCGAGGGGCAGAGCATCGGATGCGGAAACGCGATCGCGGCGGACGACTCCGCAGCCCGCGAGGCGGACGGCAACAATCCGGTGAACCTGCCGATCCTCAACGAAGTGATACCTCACACCGACTATGTCGCGCAGTGCGCGTCGGCCGTGTCGGAGCGGCGCACATGGTCGATTCCGGTGGCAATCGTCGGCCTCGTGGTGGTCGCCGGCGGGTTCGTCGTCGGCGGGCGGACGGGCCGCGCCCGCGCGGCCTAACCGGCTTCGCTGACAGAAACCACATGGAGGCGCCCAGCGTGGGGCGCCTCGGACGGCGCGATCTTGTCGTTGACGCCTGCGACTGCGGCGTCGACGCGATCCACCGCCCGGTCGCACAGCCCACGGACCTTGTCGCCGGCCGCGTCGACGTCGTCGGCTGCACTGCGGAGATAGGCCCGCACGTTGAGGCGCAGCTGCTCGCCTTTCGCCCTCAACCGGCGCCGCAGCCGTTCGTCGACCTCGACGGTGATGTAAGGCAGCACCCGAAGCTTCATGTCCTCACAGTAGCCGGGGGCCGTCCGCGCGGCGGGCAGCGAACACCGGGCCGCGGTTTTGGACTTTTTAGTCTCTTTCTGCAGCTGATCATGGCGGTTGAGTGCATACGTCGCGTTGACGCGGTCCTTTTTTGGACGATATAGTTCAGTTCCCACACCAGATAGGACTAAGCCATGAGGTCAGTTTTGGGTCGGCGTATCGCGGCTGTAGCCGGTGGCACCGCAGTCACCGCGATGGTCGTGCTCACCGCATCGTGCGCCAAGGAAGAAGAGAAGGCGCCCGAGACCAGCACCACCACGACGACGACCACCACCACGACGTCGGCCGCACCGGTCGAACCGACGGAGAAGGCCCCCCGCATCGATCCCACGGGACCCAATCCGTTCTCACCGACGGTCATCGCGCCGGGCGCGCCGACCGCCGTCCCGGGCAACCAGCGAAACACTGGCTAGAGGTCCTCTAGCCGATTGCGCGCCCGCCGCCGTCAGTGCATGATCTCGGCGGCGGCGGCCGCGAATGTCGTGACATGTCCTATCGCCATGTCCAGCGCCGCCTGCATCAGTCGCGGGTCACGGCCGGTCTGCGACAGCAGGTAACCGCCTTCGACGGCTGCGAGTAATCCCGTTGCAAGAGCACGGGTCTCGGCGTCGGCGCGCAACACCCCGCTGTCACGCATTCGCTCGAGTGCCGCACGCAACAGCGTCTGCCATTCGGTGAAGTGCTCTGAAAGTGCGGCCCTGGCCTTTGCATCGGAGTCAGACAATTCCGCAGCGAGAGAACCGAGTTCGCATCCCCAGAAGCCGCTACGCAAGGCGCACCGCTGCACCATCGCATCCCGCCACTGGTACAGCCCGCGGAACGAGTCCACCTTTTCCAGACGCAGACGCTGCCATGACAACACCTCGTCGGCGCGCAGCGTGATGACCTCGTAGACCAGCTGCACCTTGTCCTCAAAGTGTTGGTAGAACTGGGATTTGCTCGTCGAGCTGGCCGCAAGGACATCGTCGATCGTCGTCGCCGCGACGCCCTGCACGTGCATGAGTTCGGCAGCCGCCAGGACGATCCGGTTCCGCGTCGCGGCGCCGCGCGACGTCAGTCGAGGCCGCGACGGAGGATCGGATTGTTGCGACACATACTCACTCTAACGCTGTCGCTTCGTGCCGGTCGCTGGTCTGGGGAAGCGGCAACGTGGCCGTCTCACGAAGGGTCAGGACCGTGCCGAGCGAGATGACCGCGGCGACGATCAGATAGATCGCGGGGGCCGTGTTGTCACCCGTCTGCGCGGTGAGCCAGGTGACGACATAGGGGGTGGTCCCACCGAACCCCGCGACGCAGATGTTGTACCCGATGGAGAACCCGCTGTACCGAACGGTCGTGGCGAACAGCTCCACGCCGGCAGACACCGCCGTCGACACATAGATCGACTCGATGGCGGCCAGCACGCAGTGCGCGGTGATCGCCGCGGCCAGTGAGCCAGAGTTCAGCAGAAGGAACAGCGGGTAGGACAGGACCACGAAGGCCACTGCCCCGCCGATCAAGAGGGGCTTGCGCCCGATCCGATCGGACAACGCGGCCAGCGGCAGGATGAGGACCAATGCCACGGACGTCGCCAGGGTCATGGACGTGAACGCCTCGGTCTTCGAGAACTTCAGCGTCACGATCAGATACGTCTGCAGGAACGTGAACACGACGTAGTAGCCGACGTTGAACACGATGAACAGGCCGATCACCTGCAGGATCGGCCGCCATGATGTGGTCACCGCCTCCCGGAGCGGAGACTTGGCGACCCGTTCGGTCTTGCTGAGCTCGGTGAACTGCGGGGTGTCGTCGAGGCGCAGCCGGATGTAGAGGCCGATCAATCCCAGCGGAAGGGCCAGCAGGAACGGGATGCGCCAGCCGTAGACGTTCATCGCCTCGGCGGGCAGCAGAGCCTGCAGCAGCGTCACGGTCACGGATCCGATCAGGAACCCGACGACACCCGACCACGCCATGAACGTGATGGTCAGGCCTCGGCGCTTGTCGGACGCGAACTCGGCCAGGTAGACCGCGCCGCCGCCGTACTCACCACCCGCCGAGAAGCCCTGCAGGCAGCGCAGGCCGAACAGCAGCAGCGGCGCCGCGACGCCGATCGAGGCGTACGTCGGCAGCAGCCCGATGGCGACGGTCGCACCGGACATCAGAAGAATCACCACCGCGAGCACGCGTTGCCGCCCGATGCGATCACCGAGGGGTCCGAAAACGAAACCGCCGAGCGGCCGCATGAAGAACGCGGCGGCGAAGATCGCGAACGTCTTGAGAAGCGCTGCCGTGTCATCACCCGACGGGAAGAAGTTCGCGGCGATGAACGTCGCCAGGAACCCGTAGACGGCGAAGTCGAACCATTCGACGGCATTACCGATCGATGCACCGGTGACTGCCTTACGCACGTCATTTGGCATGCCGATTCTCCCGAATCTAAGCGTCTCGCTTATCAATTCGCCCGAAGCTACTCAGTCGTGTTCTGCGAACACAGACTAGCGGCCGACCCAGAACGGCCGACTGGCCAGCGCCACCAGCGCGATCACCGCAAGCGGTGCCGCCAGGGGCACCCACGGCAGCTGCAGCGGCAACGACACCGCCGCCAGTCCGGCTGCCGTAAACCCCACGGCACCAATGACGGTCGGCGCGGTGATGATCGCCGTGTGCCGCAAGACCAGGTAACAGGCCGCGCAGAGTCCGGACAGCGCGGCCAGCATCGCCGGTGCATCGGTGAGAACGAGCACGGCGGCTGACATCAGCACGGCCAGCGTCGCGACCGGCCGGAAGATGTTGCCCACCAACACCGCAAGCGTTGCCAACCCCGCCGCGATCAAGGCCGCGTCGTCAGCCTGGACGGCGGCCGCGGCAATCATCACCAACCCGAAGGCGGTCGACAGCGCACGGTTCATCGCCGTCTCCGCGCCGTGCGCCGATGATCCGGTACCAACTGCAGGGCGGCGTCGAGCGTGTCGACCTCGCGCCACGCGACGATGTCGACACCGACCGTGGCCATGTCCCGGTACATGAATGACCGCTGCAGCGACCACATCCTGGCCACCACGCGATCGCAATCCTTCTCGAACGGTGCACCTTCGAGGACATCGACGGCAACGACGGTGTGCCCGCGCTTGCGCAGGTCGATCAGCGCCAGCGCGAACTCTGTGTCCAGCAGCGTGGAGAACGCGACGACGATCGCACCGGGCGGCACCGCCGCGCGAGGAGCCAGCGTGCCCGGCGTGGTCTCGAATCCGCCGTCCACCGCGAGCACCGCGTCGAGCACCCGATAGAACTGGCGCCGCCCGATGTCGGCGCCGAGCCAGCGTGGGCGACGGTCCCCGAGCGCGACGACCCCCGTCCGGTCACCGCTGCGGAGCGCGCTCTGCACGACTTGCACGGCGCCGCGGACGGTTCGGTCGGTGGCCTCTGTCGCGGGCCCGGCGGGCTGCGGATAGTTGTCGAGGAGCACCACCACGTCGGCGGCGCGATCGGTCAGCCGCTGCGTCACATGAAGGCTGCCGCGGCGCGCGCTGACCGGCCAGTTGACCGTGCGGAGCTGGTCGCCGGGTACGTAGCGGCGGACATCGGCGTACTCGACGCCGGGTCCGATGTGCCGCGTCAGGTGGGTGCCGAGTCGGTCGAGCAGGTCGGTCCGCGGAATCGCGGTGGACTGCGGCGGCGCCACCGGGAACACGAAGACGTCCGCGGCGTCGACGACGCCCGTACCCCGCAACAGCCCACCGCGCGCGCCGACCGTGACGATGCCGTGGACCGGGTAGCGGCCCCAGCGGTCTGCGACAACGACGACGCTGTGGCGTCGGCGTGATTCGCTCTCATCCCTGTCGATCCGCATTCCCGGCACGACCGAGACAGCGAGTTCGACTGCGTCGGAATCGGTTACGGGTTCGGCGGCCGCCCACACCGCGACAGACGACGGTTCGGTCTCGAAGCAGCGGTGCACTCCTGGATCCGCGGTCACGACGACTGTGGGGACAGGACGCTGCCACCCGATGGAACACACCACGCCGAGCAGGGGCGCCGCGAACGCCACCAACTGCCAGAGCGATCCGATCACCGCGCCGCCGAGCAATACCGCCGCACAGGTGAACAGGGCGAGCGTCAGTGACGAAGGGCGCCAACGCAACTGCGCTTCAGTGCTACGGGTCTCGATCACCCGACGTCACGCTTTGGTCCGTGGCACCGGAAGCCTTCGCAGCAACTCCTCCACCACATCACTGCCGTGTACCCGGCGCACCCACATCTCCGGACGCAGGCTGATCCGATGCGCCATCGACGGCACGGCAAGCGATTTGACGTCCTCGGGAATCACGTAGTCACGGCCGAGCAGCAGCGCACGCGCGCGGGCCAG
It encodes the following:
- a CDS encoding DMT family transporter, translating into MVGHGLAILFAFLAALFLAIGIVVRQRATMDVPEDKGVSPTMVLTLIRRPLWWGGTAAAVLGFVFQALALAYGSLLLVQPILVSALLFALPLSARLANRGVTRGEWLWALVLTASLAVFVLLAKTSAGDYEASVPLTAIVAVVCIVAVALCVVVAIRNPGWRRAVLLAVAVGVLFGVVAMLTKLVMHMLTHDGPRAVLSTPAPYLLVLIGVVAVLLQQSAFHAGSLQTSVPTMLVLEPVVAVVLGAVVLGEHMTVNGLKAVAITIALVAMAAATAALGREEGALEAELEASMRTSAAKPER
- a CDS encoding TetR/AcrR family transcriptional regulator, whose amino-acid sequence is MSQQSDPPSRPRLTSRGAATRNRIVLAAAELMHVQGVAATTIDDVLAASSTSKSQFYQHFEDKVQLVYEVITLRADEVLSWQRLRLEKVDSFRGLYQWRDAMVQRCALRSGFWGCELGSLAAELSDSDAKARAALSEHFTEWQTLLRAALERMRDSGVLRADAETRALATGLLAAVEGGYLLSQTGRDPRLMQAALDMAIGHVTTFAAAAAEIMH
- a CDS encoding MFS transporter encodes the protein MPNDVRKAVTGASIGNAVEWFDFAVYGFLATFIAANFFPSGDDTAALLKTFAIFAAAFFMRPLGGFVFGPLGDRIGRQRVLAVVILLMSGATVAIGLLPTYASIGVAAPLLLFGLRCLQGFSAGGEYGGGAVYLAEFASDKRRGLTITFMAWSGVVGFLIGSVTVTLLQALLPAEAMNVYGWRIPFLLALPLGLIGLYIRLRLDDTPQFTELSKTERVAKSPLREAVTTSWRPILQVIGLFIVFNVGYYVVFTFLQTYLIVTLKFSKTEAFTSMTLATSVALVLILPLAALSDRIGRKPLLIGGAVAFVVLSYPLFLLLNSGSLAAAITAHCVLAAIESIYVSTAVSAGVELFATTVRYSGFSIGYNICVAGFGGTTPYVVTWLTAQTGDNTAPAIYLIVAAVISLGTVLTLRETATLPLPQTSDRHEATALE
- a CDS encoding DUF58 domain-containing protein, with product MIETRSTEAQLRWRPSSLTLALFTCAAVLLGGAVIGSLWQLVAFAAPLLGVVCSIGWQRPVPTVVVTADPGVHRCFETEPSSVAVWAAAEPVTDSDAVELAVSVVPGMRIDRDESESRRRHSVVVVADRWGRYPVHGIVTVGARGGLLRGTGVVDAADVFVFPVAPPQSTAIPRTDLLDRLGTHLTRHIGPGVEYADVRRYVPGDQLRTVNWPVSARRGSLHVTQRLTDRAADVVVLLDNYPQPAGPATEATDRTVRGAVQVVQSALRSGDRTGVVALGDRRPRWLGADIGRRQFYRVLDAVLAVDGGFETTPGTLAPRAAVPPGAIVVAFSTLLDTEFALALIDLRKRGHTVVAVDVLEGAPFEKDCDRVVARMWSLQRSFMYRDMATVGVDIVAWREVDTLDAALQLVPDHRRTARRRR